Proteins encoded by one window of Arachis hypogaea cultivar Tifrunner chromosome 1, arahy.Tifrunner.gnm2.J5K5, whole genome shotgun sequence:
- the LOC112706778 gene encoding NAC domain-containing protein 68: MAIAAPNSSPTMSLSHSHSHEDGGTTTAASTTNDNLNGNGKQEDDDHEHDMVMPGFRFHPTEEELVEFYLRRKVEGKRFNVELITFLDLYRYDPWELPALAAIGEKEWYFYVPRDRKYRNGDRPNRVTTSGYWKATGADRMIRTENFRSIGLKKTLVFYSGKAPKGIRTSWIMNEYRLPQHETERYQKAEISLCRVYKRAGVEDHPSLPRCLPTRAPSSRTVDHQKNKQQHHNDQLNMGFAGNTADGASDNRDHDVTTALALSKHNTNAYRAPSLGLPPLLLPLDDEAAFVLMQQQQHHAGPSSGTTTMMDDLNRLVSYQHQYYNSSSSSSNNNNPNHHHHLLMHQQQQQQQQTPPAIMSLNNTPSPLATAFSDRLWEWNPLPEANQRQYSNMSFK, from the exons ATGGCAATTGCAGCGCCGAATTCATCTCCGACGATGAGTCTGAGTCACAGCCACAGCCACGAGGACGGGGGGACGACGACGGCGGCCTCCACCACGAACGACAACCTGAACGGAAACGGGAAGCAAGAGGATGATGATCACGAGCATGACATGGTGATGCCGGGGTTTCGTTTTCACCCGACAGAAGAAGAGCTGGTGGAGTTCTACCTTCGCCGTAAGGTGGAGGGCAAACGTTTCAACGTTGAGCTCATTACTTTCCTTGATCTTTATCGCTATGACCCTTGGGAGCTTCCTG CGTTGGCGGCGATAGGAgagaaggaatggtatttctatGTGCCTCGAGACAGAAAATACAGAAACGGAGATCGTCCGAATCGAGTGACGACGTCGGGTTATTGGAAGGCAACGGGAGCAGATAGGATGATAAGGACGGAGAATTTCAGGTCCATCGGGCTGAAGAAAACCCTAGTTTTCTACTCTGGGAAAGCTCCTAAAGGCATCCGTACAAGTTGGATTATGAACGAGTACCGTTTGCCCCAACACGAAACTGAACGATACCAAAAG GCGGAGATATCGCTGTGCCGGGTTTACAAAAGAGCTGGAGTTGAAGATCATCCATCGTTGCCGCGGTGTCTGCCAACGAGGGCTCCATCTTCAAGAACTGTTGATCATCAGAAGAACAAGCAGCAGCACCACAACGATCAACTCAACATGGGATTTGCGGGGAACACCGCCGATGGAGCTTCTGATAATCGTGATCATGATGTAACCACCGCTCTTGCCCTCTCCAAACACAACACAAATGCTTATCGTGCTCCTTCGCTGGGACTCCCACCGCTGCTTCTTCCCTTGGACGACGAAGCCGCCTTCGTCCTcatgcagcagcagcagcaccATGCTGGCCCTTCTTCAGGAACCACCACCATGATGGATGATCTCAACAGACTTGTAAGCTATCAACACCAGTACTACAACAGCAGCAGTAGCAGTAGTAACAATAATAATcccaatcatcatcatcacctgTTAATGCAtcaacaacaacagcagcagcagcaaactCCTCCTGCAATAATGTCTCTGAATAACACTCCTTCTCCGCTTGCAACCGCCTTCTCTGACCGCCTGTGGGAGTGGAATCCACTCCCGGAGG